A single window of Gambusia affinis linkage group LG18, SWU_Gaff_1.0, whole genome shotgun sequence DNA harbors:
- the LOC122820927 gene encoding FHF complex subunit HOOK interacting protein 1A-like isoform X1: MMGSVVVGGNRKKSLTLRGVDPETCMIVFKNHWMQVVKILEKHEPSRSTSRALSFLSGHHGNSSSSSSNSRASQLGPIPADEASAVQNYVEHMLFLLMEEEAGQGGAMGPILEFVVLEGVMERLFLWSLRRQFTEDMKLEQLRMYQMLLSQAKQPLLHHKPVLRPLMMLLTSCAGAATDTGGVVEAELVQLLNQLCVALVKDPSVLELFFHTSQDQGAANFLLFSLLIPYTHRQGLVGQQARDALLLIMSLSASEPRVAQHIAENTYFCPVLATGLSGLYSSLPARLQVYSEDWHCLEPADWQQVPALVHFLHSLDFCSAVTKVAHPSIRSQLLSYIYNGFLVPVLAPALHKLTVEEVMTTTAYLDLFLRSISEPALLQNFLSFILLHRHDNVHILDTLVSRVNTPFQLGTVSLALFRTLIGLFCEDVMLQLVFRYLIPCSHLSRKQRCSLKQRDCYSSSAASFLLLLPSWCPMYLNNRHSLSEHIHWPKTADLSVSDSVGYSRGSDFLMDVNYVHYLCDARQAISISCRACRFWSAPYDGFDPPPQEYRSDTPGDDLEEDEFIQRTKSDSICSLVVLRPPSALSPTPSSSDTVSTSNQAGRVSSAMELEWDDIFAEEDLSSSSAIFTVSNGFVESDGRSLSPVPPPPLPPRHIQEMRLTATKLVRGAYVEESEFQDDVIVYDLVAQKDTKTALFERIKAANRQSRESFSKSGRTVMETVNSIMSTRRRSEDGGKEERRKSEECDRSARRKSEGFGTKEKEDGELHAVLNGFDVKNLIISEFDDSDQETESFEQNCIQNDIPAFNGHNQSTHETPSTATNGHLEPEPLRIPTTNTQNSIPPASRTSKNDFLSQYYELMLSLGVEPDGDDITDDVGTFRRRVRALRQKLAEDEEQLVSEFGFSSSWDETRQEGDVEAMEEEEEEEEEEEKSGNRRGGPFTGPFISVLLSRLENLLENSIAVNLLVTGILAQLASYPQPLLRSFLFSTETHDQHSVRTLYQVLASVHAQIERYVENRPEYPALVTQAWRFLLAKDQDGKFREALQSQGGDIILDPSRPNGSVRNALPLPPLSVLPPCPAVPPQAKSRVFAIVLFAEFLKELAAIAQEHSVAPDCRSEE, translated from the exons ATGATGGGCTCGGTGGTTGTCGGGGGCAACCGGAAGAAGTCCCTCACGTTGAGAGGAGTGGACCCGGAGACCTGCATGATTGTGTTCAAGAACCACTGGATGCAG GTGGTGAAGATTCTGGAGAAACACGAGCCGAGTCGCAGCACCTCCAGAGCGCTTAGCTTTCTCTCcggtcaccatggcaacagcagcagcagcagcagcaactccAGAGCGTCGCAGCTGGGTCCGATCCCTGCCGACGAGGCCAGCGCCGTGCAGAACTACGTGGAGCACATGCTGTTTCTGCTGATGGAGGAAGAGGCGGGGCAAG GAGGAGCCATGGGTCCCATCCTGGAGTTTGTGGTCCTGGAGGGCGTGATGGAGAGGCTGTTCCTGTGGAGCCTGAGGAGGCAGTTCACCGAGGACATGAAGCTGGAGCAGCTCAGGATGTACCAGATGCTGCTTTCTCAGGCCAAGCAGCCGCTGCTGCACCACAAACCGGTTCTACGGCCGCTCATGATGCTGCTCACCTCCTGCGCTGGAGCAGCAACTG ACACCGGCGGGGTGGTGGAGGCCGAACTGGTCCAGCTGCTGAACCAGCTCTGTGTGGCTCTGGTCAAAGATCCGTCGGTGCTGGAACTGTTTTTCCACACCAGTCAGGACCAGGGAGCGGCCAACTTCCTGCTCTTCTCCCTGCTCATACCATACACACACAG gcAGGGTCTGGTGGGCCAGCAGGCCCGAGACGCTCTGCTGCTCATCATGTCTCTGTCGGCCTCGGAGCCTCGAGTCGCTCAGCACATCGCAGAAAACACGTACTTCTGTCCT gtccTGGCCACCGGTCTGTCCGGTTTGTACTCGTCTCTTCCAGCCAGGCTGCAGGTTTACAGTGAAGACTGGCACTGCCTGGAGCCTGCAGACTGGCAGCAG GTTCCAGCTCTTGTTCATTTCCTGCACTCACTGGACTTCTGCAGTGCTGTCACCAAG GTGGCTCATCCCTCCATCCGCTCCCAGTTACTGAGTTACATCTACAACGGATTCCTCGTTCCTGTTCTCGCTCCTGCTCTGCACAAG CTGACCGTGGAGGAAGTGATGACCACCACTGCGTACCTGGATCTGTTCCTGCGCTCCATCTCTGAGCCCGCCCTCCTGCAGAACTTCCTGTCCTTCATCCTGCTGCATCGTCATGACAACGTCCACATCCTGGACACGCTGGTCAGCAGGGTCAACACGCCGTTCCAG tTAGGAACTGTGTCTCTGGCTCTGTTCAGGACTCTGATTGGTCTCTTCTGCGAAGACGTTATGCTGCAGCTGGTGTTCAG GTATCTGATCCCCTGTAGCCACCTGAGCAGGAAGCAGCGCTGCTCCCTGAAGCAGAGAGACTGCTACTCGTCCAGCGCCGCCTccttcctgctcctcctgccCTCCTGGTGCCCCATGTACCTCAACAACAGACACTCCCTCTCAGAGCACATCCACTGGCCTAAAACAGCAG aTCTGTCGGTCTCGGACAGCGTTGGCTACAGCAGAGGCTCAGACTTCCTGATGGATGTTAACTACGTCCATTACCTCTGCGACGCCCGCCAGGCGATCTCCATTTCCTGCAG AGCCTGCAGGTTTTGGTCGGCGCCGTACGACGGCTTCGACCCGCCGCCTCAGGAGTACCGATCCGACACGCCAGGAGACGATCTGGAGGAGGACGAATTCATTCAGCGGACAAAGAGCGACTCCATCTGCTCTCTGGTCGTCCTTCGCCCTCCGTCTGCCCTTTCCCCTACGCCGTCGTCCTCGGATACCGTCTCCACTAGCAACCAGGCGGGCAGGGTCAGCTCCGCCATGGAGTTGGAGTGGGACGACATCTTCGCAGAGGAGGATCTCTCTTCCTCGTCAGCCATCTTTACTGTATCGAATGGCTTCGTGGAGTCAGACGGACGCAGTTTGTCACCCGTTCCTCCACCACCGCTTCCCCCTCGCCACATCCAGGAAATGAGGCTCACCGCCACCAAGCTGGTGCGCGGCGCTTACGTAGAGGAGTCTGAGTTTCAGGACGACGTCATCGTCTACGATCTGGTCGCCCAGAAGGACACGAAGACGGCTCTGTTTGAGCGGATCAAGGCGGCGAACCGACAGTCGCGTGAAAGCTTCTCGAAATCAGGCAGGACGGTGATGGAGACGGTTAACAGCATCATGTCGACAAGGAGGAGGAGCGAGGATGGAGGGAAagaggaaaggaggaaaagTGAAGAGTGTGACAGATCAGCGAGGAGGAAAAGCGAGGGATTCGGCACAAAGGAAAAGGAAGATGGAGAGCTGCATGCTGTACTGAATGGTTTTGATGTAAAGAATCTCATCATCAGTGAATTTGATGATTCTGATCAAGAAACTGAGTCTTTTGAACAAAACTGCATCCAGAATGACATCCCAGCTTTTAACGGTCACAACCAGTCAACGCATGAAACTCCGTCTACAGCGACAAACGGACATTTAGAACCAGAGCCGCTTCGGATTCCAACAACAAACACCCAAAACTCAATCCCTCCCGCCAGCCGGACCTCCAAGAACGACTTCCTGTCCCAGTACTACGAGCTCATGCTCTCTTTAGGGGTGGAGCCAGAcggtgatgacatcacagacgACGTCGGTACTTTCAGGAGGCGCGTCCGAGCGCTGAGGCAAAAACTGGCAGAGGACGAGGAGCAGCTCGTCTCTGAGTTTGGGTTTAGCTCCTCCTGGGACGAAACACGGCAGGAAGGAGACGTGGAAGccatggaggaagaggaggaagaggaggaggaggaagagaagagcGGCAACAGGCGAGGAGGTCCATTTACAG GTCCGTTCATCAGCGTCTTGTTGTCCCGACTGGAGAACCTTCTGGAAAACTCCATCGCCGTCAACCTGCTGGTGACGGGGATCCTGGCCCAGCTGGCGTCGTACCCGCAACCTCTGCTGAGGTCCTTCCTGTTCAGCACGGAAACACACGACCAGCACAGCGTACGGACGTTATACCAG GTGTTGGCGTCGGTGCACGCTCAGATCGAGCGCTACGTGGAGAACCGACCTGAATATCCCGCTCTGGTCACCCAGGCCTGGAGGTTCCTGTTGGCTAAAGACCAGGATGGAAAATTTAGAG AGGCGCTCCAGTCTCAGGGCGGAGACATCATCCTGGATCCGTCTCGACCCAACGGCTCGGTGAGGAACGCCCTGCCGTTGCCCCCCCTCAGTGTCTTGCCTCCCTGCCCCGCCGTCCCCCCTCAAGCCAAGAGCCGAGTGTTCGCCATCGTCCTGTTTGCCGAGTTCCTGAAGGAGCTGGCGGCCATCGCTCAGGAGCACAGCGTGGCGCCGGACTGCCGTTCAGAGGAGTGA
- the LOC122821029 gene encoding uncharacterized serine-rich protein C215.13 isoform X1: MMKLLVQLCFLALITSAVSQGLNTTIRPATPVPETSAPTQLYDTKTAVDVNKNATDPFNASTSETDINGTMEETNNATASTPSPPAHQSPTSASVTTPKEESSEGSTSAAPTAVTSQSSSWAYILLVLIIIVIIALCVILYMLRRASRTYSFDLQRPPASSSAYEPTGTFGQVYLDDLDQPVNKDVISDDLSTTPIPNGTGPQPEENADGEENALQDPPETNDPQRSSSSSSSSSSSSSSLSGGDQTEKKSNQMSSNNLFFDAVEEPQQQNGNNNNPSVCSVDPFVEINLDDPAWSDQLLTSPPTSSVLPFSSFSFSSSSSSS, from the exons ATGATGAAGCTGTTGGTTCAGCTCTGCTTCCTGG CTCTAATAACTTCTGCTGTTTCACAAGGACTAAATACGACGATACGTCCTGCAACTCCAG ttCCAGAAACTTCCGCTCCCACACAACTATATGACACGAAAACAGCCGTGGATGttaataaaaatg CCACAGATCCTTTTAATGCTTCGACATCTGAGACGGACATTAATGGAACCATGGAGGAGACGAACAACGCAACAGCATCAACTCCGTCTCCTCCAGCGCATCAGAGCCCTACCTCGGCGTCAGTAACCACG CCAAAAGAAGAAAGCAGTGAAGGGTCAACCTCTGCAGCGCCTACAGCAG TGACTTCACAAAGTTCATCTTGGG CTTACATCCTGCTGGTGTTGATAATCATCGTGATCATCGCTCTGTGTGTCATCCTCTACATGCTCCGCAGGGCGTCCAGG ACGTACTCGTTTGACCTCCAACGCCCTCCGGCCTCCAGCAGTGCCTACGAACCAACTGGCACCTTCGGTCAGGTCTACCTGGATGACCTCG acCAACCGGTTAACAAAGATGTGATCTCAGATGATCTCTCCACCACACCGATACCCAACGGCACCGGCCCACAACCGGAGGAAAACGCAGACGGGGAAGAGAACG CTCTTCAGGATCCACCAGAAACAAACGACCCGCAGAGATCTTCgtcgtcctcttcctcctccagcagcagcagcagctcgttATCAGGAGGCGACCAGACAGAGAAGAAATCCAACCAGATGAGCAGCAACAACTTGTTCTTCGATGCAGTCGAGGAGCCGCAGCAACAGAAcggaaacaacaacaatccaT cCGTTTGCTCCGTCGACCCATTTGTGGAAATAAACCTTGACGATCCGGCCTGGTCCGATCAGCTCCTCACTTCTCCGCCGACCTCCTCGGTCCTCCCCTTCTcgtctttctccttctcctcttcctcctcttcttcataG
- the LOC122820927 gene encoding FHF complex subunit HOOK interacting protein 1A-like isoform X2, whose amino-acid sequence MMGSVVVGGNRKKSLTLRGVDPETCMIVFKNHWMQVVKILEKHEPSRSTSRALSFLSGHHGNSSSSSSNSRASQLGPIPADEASAVQNYVEHMLFLLMEEEAGQGGAMGPILEFVVLEGVMERLFLWSLRRQFTEDMKLEQLRMYQMLLSQAKQPLLHHKPVLRPLMMLLTSCAGAATDTGGVVEAELVQLLNQLCVALVKDPSVLELFFHTSQDQGAANFLLFSLLIPYTHRQGLVGQQARDALLLIMSLSASEPRVAQHIAENTYFCPVLATGLSGLYSSLPARLQVYSEDWHCLEPADWQQVPALVHFLHSLDFCSAVTKVAHPSIRSQLLSYIYNGFLVPVLAPALHKLTVEEVMTTTAYLDLFLRSISEPALLQNFLSFILLHRHDNVHILDTLVSRVNTPFQLGTVSLALFRTLIGLFCEDVMLQLVFRYLIPCSHLSRKQRCSLKQRDCYSSSAASFLLLLPSWCPMYLNNRHSLSEHIHWPKTADLSVSDSVGYSRGSDFLMDVNYVHYLCDARQAISISCRACRFWSAPYDGFDPPPQEYRSDTPGDDLEEDEFIQRTKSDSICSLVVLRPPSALSPTPSSSDTVSTSNQAGRVSSAMELEWDDIFAEEDLSSSSAIFTVSNGFVESDGRSLSPVPPPPLPPRHIQEMRLTATKLVRGAYVEESEFQDDVIVYDLVAQKDTKTALFERIKAANRQSRESFSKSGRTVMETVNSIMSTRRRSEDGGKEERRKSEECDRSARRKSEGFGTKEKEDGELHAVLNGFDVKNLIISEFDDSDQETESFEQNCIQNDIPAFNGHNQSTHETPSTATNGHLEPEPLRIPTTNTQNSIPPASRTSKNDFLSQYYELMLSLGVEPDGDDITDDVGTFRRRVRALRQKLAEDEEQLVSEFGFSSSWDETRQEGDVEAMEEEEEEEEEEEKSGNRRGGPFISVLLSRLENLLENSIAVNLLVTGILAQLASYPQPLLRSFLFSTETHDQHSVRTLYQVLASVHAQIERYVENRPEYPALVTQAWRFLLAKDQDGKFREALQSQGGDIILDPSRPNGSVRNALPLPPLSVLPPCPAVPPQAKSRVFAIVLFAEFLKELAAIAQEHSVAPDCRSEE is encoded by the exons ATGATGGGCTCGGTGGTTGTCGGGGGCAACCGGAAGAAGTCCCTCACGTTGAGAGGAGTGGACCCGGAGACCTGCATGATTGTGTTCAAGAACCACTGGATGCAG GTGGTGAAGATTCTGGAGAAACACGAGCCGAGTCGCAGCACCTCCAGAGCGCTTAGCTTTCTCTCcggtcaccatggcaacagcagcagcagcagcagcaactccAGAGCGTCGCAGCTGGGTCCGATCCCTGCCGACGAGGCCAGCGCCGTGCAGAACTACGTGGAGCACATGCTGTTTCTGCTGATGGAGGAAGAGGCGGGGCAAG GAGGAGCCATGGGTCCCATCCTGGAGTTTGTGGTCCTGGAGGGCGTGATGGAGAGGCTGTTCCTGTGGAGCCTGAGGAGGCAGTTCACCGAGGACATGAAGCTGGAGCAGCTCAGGATGTACCAGATGCTGCTTTCTCAGGCCAAGCAGCCGCTGCTGCACCACAAACCGGTTCTACGGCCGCTCATGATGCTGCTCACCTCCTGCGCTGGAGCAGCAACTG ACACCGGCGGGGTGGTGGAGGCCGAACTGGTCCAGCTGCTGAACCAGCTCTGTGTGGCTCTGGTCAAAGATCCGTCGGTGCTGGAACTGTTTTTCCACACCAGTCAGGACCAGGGAGCGGCCAACTTCCTGCTCTTCTCCCTGCTCATACCATACACACACAG gcAGGGTCTGGTGGGCCAGCAGGCCCGAGACGCTCTGCTGCTCATCATGTCTCTGTCGGCCTCGGAGCCTCGAGTCGCTCAGCACATCGCAGAAAACACGTACTTCTGTCCT gtccTGGCCACCGGTCTGTCCGGTTTGTACTCGTCTCTTCCAGCCAGGCTGCAGGTTTACAGTGAAGACTGGCACTGCCTGGAGCCTGCAGACTGGCAGCAG GTTCCAGCTCTTGTTCATTTCCTGCACTCACTGGACTTCTGCAGTGCTGTCACCAAG GTGGCTCATCCCTCCATCCGCTCCCAGTTACTGAGTTACATCTACAACGGATTCCTCGTTCCTGTTCTCGCTCCTGCTCTGCACAAG CTGACCGTGGAGGAAGTGATGACCACCACTGCGTACCTGGATCTGTTCCTGCGCTCCATCTCTGAGCCCGCCCTCCTGCAGAACTTCCTGTCCTTCATCCTGCTGCATCGTCATGACAACGTCCACATCCTGGACACGCTGGTCAGCAGGGTCAACACGCCGTTCCAG tTAGGAACTGTGTCTCTGGCTCTGTTCAGGACTCTGATTGGTCTCTTCTGCGAAGACGTTATGCTGCAGCTGGTGTTCAG GTATCTGATCCCCTGTAGCCACCTGAGCAGGAAGCAGCGCTGCTCCCTGAAGCAGAGAGACTGCTACTCGTCCAGCGCCGCCTccttcctgctcctcctgccCTCCTGGTGCCCCATGTACCTCAACAACAGACACTCCCTCTCAGAGCACATCCACTGGCCTAAAACAGCAG aTCTGTCGGTCTCGGACAGCGTTGGCTACAGCAGAGGCTCAGACTTCCTGATGGATGTTAACTACGTCCATTACCTCTGCGACGCCCGCCAGGCGATCTCCATTTCCTGCAG AGCCTGCAGGTTTTGGTCGGCGCCGTACGACGGCTTCGACCCGCCGCCTCAGGAGTACCGATCCGACACGCCAGGAGACGATCTGGAGGAGGACGAATTCATTCAGCGGACAAAGAGCGACTCCATCTGCTCTCTGGTCGTCCTTCGCCCTCCGTCTGCCCTTTCCCCTACGCCGTCGTCCTCGGATACCGTCTCCACTAGCAACCAGGCGGGCAGGGTCAGCTCCGCCATGGAGTTGGAGTGGGACGACATCTTCGCAGAGGAGGATCTCTCTTCCTCGTCAGCCATCTTTACTGTATCGAATGGCTTCGTGGAGTCAGACGGACGCAGTTTGTCACCCGTTCCTCCACCACCGCTTCCCCCTCGCCACATCCAGGAAATGAGGCTCACCGCCACCAAGCTGGTGCGCGGCGCTTACGTAGAGGAGTCTGAGTTTCAGGACGACGTCATCGTCTACGATCTGGTCGCCCAGAAGGACACGAAGACGGCTCTGTTTGAGCGGATCAAGGCGGCGAACCGACAGTCGCGTGAAAGCTTCTCGAAATCAGGCAGGACGGTGATGGAGACGGTTAACAGCATCATGTCGACAAGGAGGAGGAGCGAGGATGGAGGGAAagaggaaaggaggaaaagTGAAGAGTGTGACAGATCAGCGAGGAGGAAAAGCGAGGGATTCGGCACAAAGGAAAAGGAAGATGGAGAGCTGCATGCTGTACTGAATGGTTTTGATGTAAAGAATCTCATCATCAGTGAATTTGATGATTCTGATCAAGAAACTGAGTCTTTTGAACAAAACTGCATCCAGAATGACATCCCAGCTTTTAACGGTCACAACCAGTCAACGCATGAAACTCCGTCTACAGCGACAAACGGACATTTAGAACCAGAGCCGCTTCGGATTCCAACAACAAACACCCAAAACTCAATCCCTCCCGCCAGCCGGACCTCCAAGAACGACTTCCTGTCCCAGTACTACGAGCTCATGCTCTCTTTAGGGGTGGAGCCAGAcggtgatgacatcacagacgACGTCGGTACTTTCAGGAGGCGCGTCCGAGCGCTGAGGCAAAAACTGGCAGAGGACGAGGAGCAGCTCGTCTCTGAGTTTGGGTTTAGCTCCTCCTGGGACGAAACACGGCAGGAAGGAGACGTGGAAGccatggaggaagaggaggaagaggaggaggaggaagagaagagcGGCAACAGGCGAGGAG GTCCGTTCATCAGCGTCTTGTTGTCCCGACTGGAGAACCTTCTGGAAAACTCCATCGCCGTCAACCTGCTGGTGACGGGGATCCTGGCCCAGCTGGCGTCGTACCCGCAACCTCTGCTGAGGTCCTTCCTGTTCAGCACGGAAACACACGACCAGCACAGCGTACGGACGTTATACCAG GTGTTGGCGTCGGTGCACGCTCAGATCGAGCGCTACGTGGAGAACCGACCTGAATATCCCGCTCTGGTCACCCAGGCCTGGAGGTTCCTGTTGGCTAAAGACCAGGATGGAAAATTTAGAG AGGCGCTCCAGTCTCAGGGCGGAGACATCATCCTGGATCCGTCTCGACCCAACGGCTCGGTGAGGAACGCCCTGCCGTTGCCCCCCCTCAGTGTCTTGCCTCCCTGCCCCGCCGTCCCCCCTCAAGCCAAGAGCCGAGTGTTCGCCATCGTCCTGTTTGCCGAGTTCCTGAAGGAGCTGGCGGCCATCGCTCAGGAGCACAGCGTGGCGCCGGACTGCCGTTCAGAGGAGTGA
- the LOC122821029 gene encoding putative protein TPRXL isoform X2, whose translation MEETNNATASTPSPPAHQSPTSASVTTPKEESSEGSTSAAPTAVTSQSSSWAYILLVLIIIVIIALCVILYMLRRASRTYSFDLQRPPASSSAYEPTGTFGQVYLDDLDQPVNKDVISDDLSTTPIPNGTGPQPEENADGEENALQDPPETNDPQRSSSSSSSSSSSSSSLSGGDQTEKKSNQMSSNNLFFDAVEEPQQQNGNNNNPSVCSVDPFVEINLDDPAWSDQLLTSPPTSSVLPFSSFSFSSSSSSS comes from the exons ATGGAGGAGACGAACAACGCAACAGCATCAACTCCGTCTCCTCCAGCGCATCAGAGCCCTACCTCGGCGTCAGTAACCACG CCAAAAGAAGAAAGCAGTGAAGGGTCAACCTCTGCAGCGCCTACAGCAG TGACTTCACAAAGTTCATCTTGGG CTTACATCCTGCTGGTGTTGATAATCATCGTGATCATCGCTCTGTGTGTCATCCTCTACATGCTCCGCAGGGCGTCCAGG ACGTACTCGTTTGACCTCCAACGCCCTCCGGCCTCCAGCAGTGCCTACGAACCAACTGGCACCTTCGGTCAGGTCTACCTGGATGACCTCG acCAACCGGTTAACAAAGATGTGATCTCAGATGATCTCTCCACCACACCGATACCCAACGGCACCGGCCCACAACCGGAGGAAAACGCAGACGGGGAAGAGAACG CTCTTCAGGATCCACCAGAAACAAACGACCCGCAGAGATCTTCgtcgtcctcttcctcctccagcagcagcagcagctcgttATCAGGAGGCGACCAGACAGAGAAGAAATCCAACCAGATGAGCAGCAACAACTTGTTCTTCGATGCAGTCGAGGAGCCGCAGCAACAGAAcggaaacaacaacaatccaT cCGTTTGCTCCGTCGACCCATTTGTGGAAATAAACCTTGACGATCCGGCCTGGTCCGATCAGCTCCTCACTTCTCCGCCGACCTCCTCGGTCCTCCCCTTCTcgtctttctccttctcctcttcctcctcttcttcataG